The following are encoded together in the Juglans microcarpa x Juglans regia isolate MS1-56 chromosome 2D, Jm3101_v1.0, whole genome shotgun sequence genome:
- the LOC121249878 gene encoding ABC transporter G family member 5-like, protein MKKQGCEIEAIGINYQIKTQSREHPFKIFSKGPQENQQKVDQEPDQEQAKVEEPCPRVRQVLKGVNCSAKPWEILAIVGPSGAGKSSLLEILAGKVTPQSGSIFVNQKPIDKVHFKKISGYVTQKDTLFPLLTVEETLMFSAKLRLRLPAAELRSRVKSLIQELGLNHVAGARVGDDRVRGISGGERRRVSIGVDVIHDPKVLILDEPTSGLDSTSALQILDMLKTMAETRGRTIILSIHQPGYRIVKLFNSILLLANGCVLHHGTVDQLGVNLRLMGLELPLHVNVVEFAIESIETLQQQRKFHPVQQKMLPKLPSTLQQKKGDDPGESRSSGNFTLQQLFQQSKVIDEEIINTGIDFPPDFANSRLRETIVLTHRFSKNIFRSKELFACRTIQMLISGLVLGSIFYNLKDDLVGAQERVGLFAFILTFLLSCTTEALPIFLQEREILMRETSCGSYRVSSYAIANGLVYLPFLLILSFIFTVPLYWLVGLNQSFMAFLHFLLLIWLILYTANSVVVCFSALVPNFIVGNSVIAGVMGSFFLFSGYFISKHEIPSYWIFMHYISLFKYPFEGFLINEFSNSGKCLEYMFGKCVVSGEDVLREEGYGGEESRWRNLMVMVCFILVYRFSSYVILRCRCSQRGLKDALV, encoded by the coding sequence ATGAAGAAACAAGGGTGTGAGATTGAAGCAATAGGCATTAACTACCAGATCAAAACACAAAGTAGAGAGCACCCTTTTAAGATCTTCAGCAAAGGGCCACAAGAGAATCAACAGAAGGTTGATCAAGAACCAGATCAAGAACAAGCCAAGGTTGAAGAACCATGCCCCAGGGTGCGCCAAGTCCTGAAAGGCGTGAACTGCAGCGCAAAACCATGGGAGATTCTGGCCATTGTGGGTCCAAGTGGAGCTGGAAAGTCATCCCTGCTAGAAATCCTAGCAGGGAAAGTCACACCACAAAGTGGCTCCATTTTTGTGAACCAAAAGCCCATAGACAAAGTTCATTTCAAGAAAATCTCAGGCTATGTCACTCAAAAGGATACCCTCTTTCCCTTACTTACGGTGGAAGAAACCTTAATGTTTAGCGCAAAGTTAAGGTTAAGGCTTCCAGCAGCTGAGCTGAGATCCAGAGTGAAGTCATTGATTCAGGAGCTTGGCCTGAATCATGTAGCTGGAGCTCGTGTCGGAGACGACAGGGTTCGAGGGATATCCGGTGGAGAAAGACGCCGCGTTTCCATTGGTGTGGACGTAATACATGATCCGAAAGTGCTGATTCTTGATGAGCCAACTTCAGGGCTTGACAGTACATCAGCGCTCCAAATCCTTGACATGCTTAAGACCATGGCTGAAACCCGGGGCAGAACCATAATTCTCAGTATCCACCAACCTGGGTACCGGATTGTAAAGTTGTTCAATTCAATTCTACTGTTGGCCAATGGCTGTGTCTTGCACCATGGCACCGTGGATCAGCTTGGCGTGAACTTAAGGCTGATGGGACTAGAACTTCCTCTTCATGTCAATGTCGTTGAATTCGCCATTGAATCCATTGAAACCCTTCAACAGCAGCGAAAGTTTCACCCAGTTCAACAAAAAATGCTACCAAAGTTGCCATCAACACTGCAACAAAAGAAAGGAGATGATCCAGGTGAGAGTAGATCaagtggtaattttactctacaACAGCTCTTTCAACAATCCAAGGTTATTGATGAAGAAATCATCAATACTGGAATTGATTTCCCTCCCGACTTTGCAAATTCTAGATTGCGAGAAACCATAGTTCTCACTCATAGATTCTCCAAAAACATCTTTCGGTCGAAGGAACTCTTTGCTTGTAGGACGATTCAAATGCTGATCTCAGGGCTTGTCCTTGGCTCGATCTTTTATAATCTCAAAGATGACTTGGTTGGAGCCCAAGAAAGGGTAGGTCTATTCGCATTCATTTTGACATTTCTGTTATCATGCACCACAGAAGCTCTGCCAATCTTTTTGCAAGAGAGGGAGATTCTTATGAGGGAGACATCCTGCGGAAGCTACAGAGTCTCATCCTATGCCATAGCAAATGGACTTGTTTACTTGCCATTTCTGCTCATCCTATCCTTTATATTCACAGTACCATTATACTGGCTTGTTGGGCTCAATCAGAGTTTCATGGCCTTTCTACACTTCTTGTTGTTAATTTGGCTAATTCTGTATACAGCAAATTCGGTTGTGGTATGTTTCAGTGCTCTGGTGCCGAATTTCATTGTAGGGAATTCCGTGATCGCAGGCGTCATGGGGTCCTTCTTTCTGTTCTCAGGTTACTTCATATCAAAACATGAGATTCCAAGTTACTGGATTTTCATGCATTACATATCGCTGTTCAAGTATCCGTTTGAAGGGTTTTTGATAAATGAGTTCTCCAACTCAGGAAAGTGCCTGGAGTACATGTTTGGGAAATGTGTGGTGAGTGGTGAAGATGTGCTTAGAGAAGAAGGCTATGGTGGGGAGGAAAGtaggtggagaaatttgatggttATGGTATGCTTCATATTGGTTTACAGGTTTAGTTCTTATGTGATTCTTCGATGTAGATGCTCTCAGAGAGGGCTCAAGGATGCCCTCGTCTGA
- the LOC121248720 gene encoding 2-oxoisovalerate dehydrogenase subunit alpha 2, mitochondrial-like, whose translation MALCMRKSLNLINLLKSKMGLLGTINPSPWASTLSHHHEFPVPAPTTQNLGNSDADWIVKAIVLSSRRFKWTKAEKQLSSRNDDDDNKVLDFPGGKVGFTPEMRFISESPEERTRCYRVLDEEGQLIIGSTFVQVSKELAVKMYTDMVTLQTMDTIFYEAQRQGRISFYLTTIGEEAINIATAAALSIDDHVFPQYREPGVLLWRGFTLQEFANQCFGNKFDYGKGRQMPIHYGSNKHNYFTVSSTIATQIPHAVGAAYSLKMDRKEACAVTYFGDGGTSEGDFHAALNFAAVMEAPVIFICRNNGWAISTPTSDQFRSDGAVVRGQAYGVRSIRVDGNDALAIYSSVHAAREMAISELRPILIEALTYRVGHHSTSDDSTKYRPIDEIEWWKFARDPVTRFRKWIESKGWWSGEAESEFRSSVRTQLLHAIQVAEKLEKPPVADIFTDVYDVPPSNLQEQEKLLKETIKRHLQDYPSDVPS comes from the exons ATGGCTCTCTGCATGAGAAAATCACTGAACCTTATCAACCTTCTCAAATCCAAGATGGGTTTGTTGGGTACAATCAATCCGAGTCCTTGGGCTTCTACTTTATCCCATCATCATGAATTTCCAGTTCCAGCACCAACTACTCAAAATCTGGGGAACTCGGATGCAGATTGGATTGTGAAAGCAATCGTTTTATCTTCTCGCCGTTTCAAATGGACAAAAGCCGAAAAACAGTTGAGTTCTcgcaatgatgatgatgataacaaG GTCTTGGATTTTCCAGGAGGAAAGGTCGGTTTCACTCCTGAGATGAGATTTATATCTGAATCCCCAGAGGAGCGGACACGCTGTTATCGTGTCCTTGATGAAGAAGGTCAGCTGATTATTGGCAGCACTTTTGTACAG GTCAGCAAGGAACTTGCTGTAAAAATGTACACTGACATGGTTACCCTTCAAACCATGGACACAATCTTTTATGAAGCACAAAGGCAAGGaagaatttcattttatctGACGACAATTGGAGAAGAGGCCATCAATATTGCAACTGCTGCAGCACTTTCTATTGATGACCATGTCTTCCCTCAG TACAGAGAACCAGGAGTGCTACTATGGCGTGGCTTCACCCTACAAGAATTTGCAAACCAGTGTTTCGGAAACAAATTTGATTATGGGAAAGGCAGGCAGATGCCTATCCATTATGGATCTAACAAGCACAACTACTTTACTGTATCATCAACAATTGC CACACAAATTCCACATGCGGTTGGTGCTGCATATTCTCTAAAGATGGATAGAAAAGAAGCATGTGCAGTGACGTATTTTGGTGATGGCGGCACAAGTGAG GGAGATTTCCATGCTGCTTTGAATTTTGCGGCGGTCATGGAGGCCCCAGTTATATTTATCTGTCGGAACAACGGATGGGCTATCAGTACCCCTACTTCAGATCAGTTTCGaa GTGATGGTGCAGTTGTCAGAGGCCAGGCTTATGGAGTCCGAAGTATCCGAGTAGATGGTAATGATGCACTTGCCATTTATAGTTCCGTTCATGCTGCACGTGAGATGGCAATAAGTGAACTCAGACCAATCTTAATTGAG GCTTTAACATATAGAGTGGGACACCACTCCACATCTGATGATTCCACCAAGTATCGTCCAATCGATGAGATTGAATGGTGGAAATTCGCACGAGACCCTGTAACTAGATTTAGAAAATGGATTGAAAGCAAAGGTTGGTGGAGTGGCGAAGCCGAGTCAGAGTTTAGGAGCAGTGTGAGGACGCAG CTACTGCATGCAATTCAAGTTGCAGAGAAACTTGAGAAACCTCCAGTGGCAGACATTTTCACAGATGTATATGATGTTCCCCCATCCAATCTCCAGGAGCAGGAGAAATTGCTGAAAGAGACGATCAAGAGACACCTACAGGACTACCCTTCAGATGTTCCTTCCTAG
- the LOC121248722 gene encoding histone deacetylase 14 translates to MQLQAVPCSPSSADQGIVHVPGNMFLVRHHLYKWKSHFRIDADGKFVEDQFFPKNLRSGRRFLRSIGASITCSNGIGKDPYILSNEKINNARLIYAVAPAMGHNQESHPESHFRVPAIVNALEKMEMTPKFRGSEIIELQSFKPASVDDIASVHARAYVSGLEKAMDQASQQGVIFIDGSGPTYATATTFHESLVAAGAGIALVDSVVAASKNRLDPPVGFALIRPPGHHAIPLGPMGFCVFGNVAIAARYAQRAHGLKRVFIIDFDVHHGNGTNDAFYDDPDIFFLSTHQDGSYPGTGKVDEVGRGDGEGTTLNLPLPGGSGDIAMTTVFDEVIAPCAQRFKPDIILVSAGYDGHVLDPLASLQFTTGTYYMLASKIKLLAKDLCGGRCVFFLEGGYNLESLSYSVADSFRAFLGEQSLASEFDNPAILYEEPSTKVKQAIQRVKHIHSL, encoded by the exons ATGCAGCTCCAAGCAGTCCCTTGTTCTCCATCTTCTGCTG ATCAAGGAATTGTGCATGTGCCAGGGAACATGTTTTTGGTGCGGCATCATTTATACAAGTGGAAGAGTCATTTTAGAATTGATGCGGATGGAAAGTTTGTGGAGGATCaatttttcccaaagaacttgaGAAGTGGAAGGAGATTTTTAAGAAGTATTGGAGCTTCCATTACTTGTTCAAATGGTATAGGGAAGGATCCGTATATTCTATCTAATGAAAAGATCAATAATGCAAGGCTGATTTATGCTGTAGCTCCTGCCATGGGTCATAACCAG GAATCACATCCAGAATCTCATTTTAGAGTTCCTGCTATTGTTAATGCCCTTGAGAAGATGGAGATGACTCCGAAG TTCCGTGGCTCAGAGATTATTGAACTTCAGAGTTTCAAGCCGGCTTCAGTAGATGATATTGCAAGTGTTCATGCCAGAGCCTATGTGTCAGGCCTTGAAAAG GCTATGGATCAGGCTTCTCAACAGGGTGTTATATTCATTGATGGTTCTGGACCAACATATGCAACTGCCACT ACTTTTCACGAGTCATTAGTTGCAGCTGGAGCAGGAATTGCCTTAGTTGATTCAGTG GTTGCTGCATCAAAGAACCGCCTGGATCCACCTGTGGGCTTTGCTTTGATAAGACCTCCAGGACATCATGCTATTCCGTTGGGGCCTATGGGGTTTTGTGTTTTTGGAAATGTGGCCATTGCAGCTCGTTATGCCCAACGTGCACATGGGTTAAAGCGTGTGTTTATCATTGATTTTGACGTTCACCATGGGAATGGGACAAATGATGCTTTTTATGACGATCCAgatatatttttcctttcaactCACCAA GACGGAAGCTACCCTGGTACTGGTAAAGTTGATGAGGTAGGCCGCGGAGATGGTGAAGGAACAACACTAAATCTGCCTCTACCAGGAGGCTCAGGTGACATTGCCATGACAACTGTGTTTGATGAAGTCATTGCACCTTGTGCTCAAAGGTTTAAACCAGACATAATTCTTGTCTCTGCTGG GTATGATGGTCATGTATTGGATCCACTGGCCAGTCTGCAGTTCACCACAGGAACATACTACATGCTTGCATCCAAAATCAAACTCCTTGCTAAAGATCTATGTGGGGGTCGCTGTGTGTTTTTCTTGGAAGGAGGATACAACCTTGAGTCACTTTCATACTCGGTGGCAGATTCATTCCGCGCTTTTCTTGGGGAGCAGAGCTTGGCGTCCGAGTTTGACAACCCTGCCATTTTGTATGAGGAACCATCAACCAAGGTTAAGCAAGCGATTCAGAGGGTGAAACATATACATTCCTTGTGA
- the LOC121248724 gene encoding NAC domain-containing protein 104-like isoform X2 — MGDYSVNLPPGFRFCPTDEELVLHFLYHKASLLPFHPNIIPDLDLCLYDPWDFINGKTLSSGSTFYFFSKVTENRFTKKGYWMDLDIDEPVLTSAGKKVGIKKHLVFYIGQAPDQGYETAWIMQEYHLCNYGDRTKWVLCRVHERKGNFAECFCCSDDEDNGTELSSLDEMYLSTIDDDLDEINFS, encoded by the exons ATGGGAGATTACAGTGTCAACCTTCCTCCTGGTTTTCGATTCTGCCCAACCGATGAAGAACTTGTCCTTCACTTCCTCTATCACAAGGCCTCACTCTTACCTTTCCATCCCAACATAATTCCTGATCTTGATCTTTGTCTGTATGATCCTTGGGATTTCATCAATG GCAAGACATTATCAAGTGGAAGTACATTCTACTTCTTCAGCAAGGTAACAGAAAATCGATTCACAAAGAAAGGGTATTGGATGGATTTAGATATTGATGAACCTGTACTCACAAGTGCTGGAAAGAAAGTGGGAATCAAGAAACATCTTGTTTTTTACATTGGTCAAGCTCCAGATCAGGGTTATGAAACTGCTTGGATAATGCAAGAATATCACCTTTGTAACTATGGG GACCGTACCAAATGGGTTTTATGCCGAGTTCATGAGAGAAAGGGCAATTTTGCTGAATGTTTCTGCTGCAGCGACGACGAAGATAATGGAACAGAGCTCTCAAGCCTAGATGAAATGTATCTGTCAACTATAGATGATGATCTTGATGAAATCAATTTTTCATAA
- the LOC121248724 gene encoding NAC domain-containing protein 104-like isoform X1: MGDYSVNLPPGFRFCPTDEELVLHFLYHKASLLPFHPNIIPDLDLCLYDPWDFINGKTLSSGSTFYFFSKVTENRFTKKGYWMDLDIDEPVLTSAGKKVGIKKHLVFYIGQAPDQGYETAWIMQEYHLCNYGVSGAFYNRRVKRKDRTKWVLCRVHERKGNFAECFCCSDDEDNGTELSSLDEMYLSTIDDDLDEINFS, from the exons ATGGGAGATTACAGTGTCAACCTTCCTCCTGGTTTTCGATTCTGCCCAACCGATGAAGAACTTGTCCTTCACTTCCTCTATCACAAGGCCTCACTCTTACCTTTCCATCCCAACATAATTCCTGATCTTGATCTTTGTCTGTATGATCCTTGGGATTTCATCAATG GCAAGACATTATCAAGTGGAAGTACATTCTACTTCTTCAGCAAGGTAACAGAAAATCGATTCACAAAGAAAGGGTATTGGATGGATTTAGATATTGATGAACCTGTACTCACAAGTGCTGGAAAGAAAGTGGGAATCAAGAAACATCTTGTTTTTTACATTGGTCAAGCTCCAGATCAGGGTTATGAAACTGCTTGGATAATGCAAGAATATCACCTTTGTAACTATGGGGTGAGTGGTGCATTCTACAACAGAAGAGTAAAACGAAAA GACCGTACCAAATGGGTTTTATGCCGAGTTCATGAGAGAAAGGGCAATTTTGCTGAATGTTTCTGCTGCAGCGACGACGAAGATAATGGAACAGAGCTCTCAAGCCTAGATGAAATGTATCTGTCAACTATAGATGATGATCTTGATGAAATCAATTTTTCATAA